A window of the Brassica napus cultivar Da-Ae chromosome C5, Da-Ae, whole genome shotgun sequence genome harbors these coding sequences:
- the LOC125575662 gene encoding probable protein phosphatase 2C 33: MGSCLSAESRSPTPGSPGFGVKKRKNSKKRLGSRNSSFDSRRDDPLHRVPGRMYLNGASEAACIFTQQGKKGPNQDAMVVWESFGSMTDTVFCGVFDGHGPYGHMVAKRVRDNLPLKLSAYWEAKVPINSASTINNSEDASFVSAEEEPSPSVDIEKEESQSELFQTLKDAFLKAFKVMDRELKFHKSVDCFCSGTTAVTLIKQGEYLVVGNVGDSRAVMGTRNGENALVAVQLTVDLKPNLPAEEERIKKCRGRVFALRDEPEVCRVWLPNCDSPGLAMARAFGDFCLKDFGLISVPDVSFRRLTEQDEFIVLASDGIWDVLSNEEVVAIVASAPSRSSAARALVESAVRAWRYKYPTSKVDDCAAVCLYLHSNDTNLISSASSISKLEDDDDASEPSGLGRSSTVRTGKEIALDESEAEKLIKEEDIEPGTEYSALEGVARVNTLLNLPRFVPGK, from the exons ATGGGGTCCTGTCTATCTGCTGAGAGCAGGAGTCCCACACCTGGCTCTCCTGGCTTTGgtgtgaagaagagaaaaaactcTAAGAAGAGACTCGGTTCCAGAAACTCCTCCTTTGATTCAAGAAGAGATGATCCGTTGCATAGAGTCCCGGGCCGGATGTACTTGAATGGAGCAAGTGAGGCTGCTTGTATCTTCACTCAACAAGGCAAGAAAGGGCCTAATCAAGATGCCATGGTTGTTTGGgag AGTTTTGGTTCAATGACAGATACAGTCTTCTGTGGAGTGTTTGATGGGCATGGTCCTTATGGTCATATGGTTGCAAAGAGAGTCAGAGACAATCTTCCTCTCAAATTAAGTGCTTATTGGGAAGCTAAAGTACCTATTAATAGTGCAAGCACCATCAACAACTCTGAAGATGCTTCTTTTGTATCTGCTGAGGAAGAACCTAGTCCATCTGTTGATATTGAGAAGGAAGAGTCCCAATCTGAATTGTTTCAAACTCTGAAAGATGCCTTTCTTAAGGCTTTCAAAGTTATGGACAGAGAGCTTAAATTCCATAAAAGTGTTGACTGTTTCTGCAGTGGGACAACGGCTGTGACTTTGATCAAACAG GGTGAGTATCTCGTTGTTGGAAACGTTGGGGACTCAAGAGCTGTGATGGGGACAAGAAACGGTGAAAATGCTCTTGTTGCTGTTCAACTAACTGTTGATCTCAAACCAAATCTCCCAG CTGAGGAAGAGAGGATAAAGAAGTGTAGAGGACGTGTGTTTGCTCTTAGAGATGAGCCTGAGGTTTGTAGAGTCTGGCTGCCAAACTGTGACTCGCCTGGACTTGCAATGGCACGTGCTTTCGGAGACTTTTGTCTTAAAGATTTTGGTCTAATCTCTGTCCCTGATGTATCGTTCCGTCGATTAACCGAACAAGATGAGTTTATAGTGTTGGCTTCAGATGGG ATTTGGGATGTGCTCTCAAACGAAGAGGTAGTGGCGATTGTGGCTTCAGCACCATCACGTTCCTCTGCAGCAAGAGCTTTAGTGGAGTCTGCGGTTAGAGCTTGGAGATACAAATACCCTACCTCCAAAGTCGACGACTGTGCTGCGGTTTGCTTGTATCTACACTCCAATGACACAAACCTCATATCGTCAGCTTCTTCCATCTCCAAActggaagatgatgatgatgcatcAGAACCAAGCGGTCTAGGCCGTTCAAGTACTGTCAGGACAGGGAAAGAGATTGCTCTTGACGAAAGTGAAGCTGAAAAGCTGATTAAGGAAGAGGATATAGAGCCTGGAACAGAGTACTCTGCACTAGAAGGTGTTGCAAGAGTTAATACACTTTTAAACTTACCAAGATTTGTGCCtggaaaataa
- the LOC125587564 gene encoding aspartic proteinase 36-like isoform X2, which produces MDLTRRHWSLSAIFLSAALATLLISPRLSAAATENLAFKVRSKFAGKIEKDLGALKAHDAHRHSRLLSAIDLPLGGDSQPESTGLYFAKIGLGTPSRDYHVQVDTGSDILWVNCAGCISCPRKSDLVDLKPYDSDASSTAKSVSCDDSFCSYVNQISQCQSGSTCKYIIQYGDQSSTSGHLVRDVVHLDLVTGNRQTGSTNGTIIFGCGSKQSGQLGESVSAVDGIMGFGQSNSSFISQLASQGKVKRTFAHCLDNKNGGGIFAIGEVVSPKVKTTPMLSKSAHYSVNLNSIEVGNSVLQLSSGAFDSGDDKGVIVDSGTTLVYLPTAVYNPLINEILASHPELNLHKVQDAFTCFRYTDNLDRFPPVTFQFDKSASLTVTPRDYLFQIQGDTWCLGWQTGGLQTKDGGELSILGDMALSNKLVVYDIENQVIGWTNHNCSGGIQVKDEQSGAVYTVGAHNLSC; this is translated from the exons ATGGATCTCACGCGGAGACATTGGTCTTTGTCGGCGATTTTCCTCTCGGCAGCACTCGCGACGCTGCTGATTTCGCCGCGGTTATCAGCGGCGGCGACGGAGAACTTGGCATTCAAAGTTCGAAGCAAGTTCGCCGGGAAAATAGAAAAGGATCTCGGAGCCCTCAAAGCTCACGATGCTCACCGTCACTCCAGACTCCTCTCCGCCATCGATCTCCCTCTCGGCGGCGATAGCCAGCCTGAGTCCACGGG TCTATACTTTGCTAAAATTGGACTAGGAACTCCATCAAGAGACTACCATGTCCAGGTCGATACAGGAAGTGATATCTTATGGGTGAACTGTGCTGGATGCATCAGTTGTCCTAGGAAAAGTGATTTG GTAGATCTAAAGCCTTATGATTCAGATGCTTCCTCCACCGCAAAGTCTGTTTCTTGTGATGACAGCTTCTGCTCTTACGTTAACCAAATATCTCAGTGCCAATCAGGCTCCACTTGCAAATACATCATCCAATACGGAGATCAAAGCTCCACTAGTGGTCACTTAGTGAGAGATGTTGTGCATTTGGATTTAGTCACTGGTAACCGTCAGACCGGTTCTACCAACGGAACCATCATCTTCGGGTGCGGGTCTAAACAGTCTGGTCAGCTCGGTGAATCAGTCTCTGCAGTTGATGGGATAATGGGATTTGGACAGTCCAATTCATCGTTTATATCTCAGTTAGCTTCTCAAGGGAAGGTGAAAAGGACTTTTGCACATTGCTTGGATAACAAAAACGGAGGTGGAATCTTCGCCATTGGAGAAGTTGTCTCGCCGAAAGTGAAGACTACTCCTATGCTCTCTAAATC AGCTCATTATAGTGTTAACCTCAATTCAATAGAAGTTGGTAACTCAGTTTTGCAACTTTCTTCCGGAGCCTTTGATTCAGGAGATGACAAAGGAGTCATTGTTGACAGTGGTACTACTTTGGTCTATCTTCCCACGGCTGTTTATAATCCGTTAATCAATGAG ATCTTGGCTTCACATCCAGAGCTCAACTTGCATAAGGTTCAAGATGCTTTTACTTGTTTCCGTTATACCGACAA TTTAGATCGGTTCCCACCTGTGACATTTCAGTTCGACAAGTCGGCTTCCTTGACAGTGACTCCTCGGGATTATCTCTTCCAAATTCAA GGAGACACATGGTGTTTAGGCTGGCAAACCGGTGGATTGCAGACTAAAGATGGAGGAGAATTGTCAATTCTTGGAG ATATGGCGCTTTCTAACAAGTTAGTTGTCTATGATATCGAAAACCAAGTTATTGGATGGACCAATCACAACT GCTCAGGAGGAATACAAGTGAAGGATGAACAAAGTGGAGCAGTCTACACAGTTGGTGCACACAATCTCTCatg TTGA
- the LOC125587564 gene encoding aspartic proteinase 39-like isoform X1, translated as MDLTRRHWSLSAIFLSAALATLLISPRLSAAATENLAFKVRSKFAGKIEKDLGALKAHDAHRHSRLLSAIDLPLGGDSQPESTGLYFAKIGLGTPSRDYHVQVDTGSDILWVNCAGCISCPRKSDLVDLKPYDSDASSTAKSVSCDDSFCSYVNQISQCQSGSTCKYIIQYGDQSSTSGHLVRDVVHLDLVTGNRQTGSTNGTIIFGCGSKQSGQLGESVSAVDGIMGFGQSNSSFISQLASQGKVKRTFAHCLDNKNGGGIFAIGEVVSPKVKTTPMLSKSAHYSVNLNSIEVGNSVLQLSSGAFDSGDDKGVIVDSGTTLVYLPTAVYNPLINEILASHPELNLHKVQDAFTCFRYTDNLDRFPPVTFQFDKSASLTVTPRDYLFQIQGDTWCLGWQTGGLQTKDGGELSILGDMALSNKLVVYDIENQVIGWTNHNCSGGIQVKDEQSGAVYTVGAHNLSWSSSSLAVSKFLTIFSLLVLFLSNIAL; from the exons ATGGATCTCACGCGGAGACATTGGTCTTTGTCGGCGATTTTCCTCTCGGCAGCACTCGCGACGCTGCTGATTTCGCCGCGGTTATCAGCGGCGGCGACGGAGAACTTGGCATTCAAAGTTCGAAGCAAGTTCGCCGGGAAAATAGAAAAGGATCTCGGAGCCCTCAAAGCTCACGATGCTCACCGTCACTCCAGACTCCTCTCCGCCATCGATCTCCCTCTCGGCGGCGATAGCCAGCCTGAGTCCACGGG TCTATACTTTGCTAAAATTGGACTAGGAACTCCATCAAGAGACTACCATGTCCAGGTCGATACAGGAAGTGATATCTTATGGGTGAACTGTGCTGGATGCATCAGTTGTCCTAGGAAAAGTGATTTG GTAGATCTAAAGCCTTATGATTCAGATGCTTCCTCCACCGCAAAGTCTGTTTCTTGTGATGACAGCTTCTGCTCTTACGTTAACCAAATATCTCAGTGCCAATCAGGCTCCACTTGCAAATACATCATCCAATACGGAGATCAAAGCTCCACTAGTGGTCACTTAGTGAGAGATGTTGTGCATTTGGATTTAGTCACTGGTAACCGTCAGACCGGTTCTACCAACGGAACCATCATCTTCGGGTGCGGGTCTAAACAGTCTGGTCAGCTCGGTGAATCAGTCTCTGCAGTTGATGGGATAATGGGATTTGGACAGTCCAATTCATCGTTTATATCTCAGTTAGCTTCTCAAGGGAAGGTGAAAAGGACTTTTGCACATTGCTTGGATAACAAAAACGGAGGTGGAATCTTCGCCATTGGAGAAGTTGTCTCGCCGAAAGTGAAGACTACTCCTATGCTCTCTAAATC AGCTCATTATAGTGTTAACCTCAATTCAATAGAAGTTGGTAACTCAGTTTTGCAACTTTCTTCCGGAGCCTTTGATTCAGGAGATGACAAAGGAGTCATTGTTGACAGTGGTACTACTTTGGTCTATCTTCCCACGGCTGTTTATAATCCGTTAATCAATGAG ATCTTGGCTTCACATCCAGAGCTCAACTTGCATAAGGTTCAAGATGCTTTTACTTGTTTCCGTTATACCGACAA TTTAGATCGGTTCCCACCTGTGACATTTCAGTTCGACAAGTCGGCTTCCTTGACAGTGACTCCTCGGGATTATCTCTTCCAAATTCAA GGAGACACATGGTGTTTAGGCTGGCAAACCGGTGGATTGCAGACTAAAGATGGAGGAGAATTGTCAATTCTTGGAG ATATGGCGCTTTCTAACAAGTTAGTTGTCTATGATATCGAAAACCAAGTTATTGGATGGACCAATCACAACT GCTCAGGAGGAATACAAGTGAAGGATGAACAAAGTGGAGCAGTCTACACAGTTGGTGCACACAATCTCTCatggtcttcttcttctttagctgTTTCCAAATTTCTTACTATTTTTTCTCTCTTAGTTCTTTTCCTCTCTAACATTGCTTTATAG
- the LOC125587565 gene encoding thioredoxin F1, chloroplastic-like encodes MPLSLRLAPYPTALASTTGGYGPVKKQCRIPYSGVATTRIGFFSLDYGKRVESSVVRCSLETVNVNVGQVKEVDKDTFWPIVKAAGEKIIVLDMYTQWCGPCKVIAPKYKALSEKYEDVVFLKLDCNPENRPLVKELGLRVVPTFKIFKDNKVVKEVTGAKYDNLVEAIETARSAGGSSG; translated from the exons atgcctctctctctccgtctCGCTCCATATCCTACGGCTTTAGCTTCAACCACCGGTGGATATGGTCCCGTGAAGAAGCAGTGCCGCATCCCTTACTCCGGCGTCGCCACCACGAGGATTGGTTTCTTCTCACTGGATTATGGAAAAAGGGTAGAATCCTCTGTGGTGAGGTGTAGCTTAGAGACAGTGAATGTAAATGTTGGTCAAGTGAAGGAAGTGGATAAGGACACCTTCTGGCCCATCGTTAAAGCCGCTGGTGAAAAGATTATTGTACTTGACATGTACACTCAATG GTGTGGACCATGTAAAGTGATTGCACCTAAGTACAAAGCTTTATCAGAGAAGTACGAGGACGTTGTATTTCTTAAGCTTGACTGCAACCCTGAAAACAGG CCATTAGTAAAGGAGCTAGGATTAAGAGTGGTTCCAACTTTCAAAATCTTTAAGGATAATAAAGTCGTCAAGGAAGTTACTGGTGCCAAATATGATAATCTGGTTGAAGCAATTGAAACAGCCAGGTCTGCTGGTGGTTCTTCGGGATGA
- the LOC106453219 gene encoding uncharacterized protein LOC106453219 encodes MPKSKHMLPFHDHPLYIFDDDQSWLCYICSTNEKRGLVYICMECELVTHKECVEPFLNNPFQCNHFLKFFTGSPFKSENQHCHFCRKNLSSLYARCTICNTSMDVDCLKNPPPLTIFQPKHHEHSLTLLSRLVTFTCNACGLEGDRNPYVCLACNMMLHKDCIDLPRVISINRHDHRISHTFHLGQGERDWECGVCRKTIDWVYGAYKCSRCPNYAVHSKCATRSEVWDGIELEDVPDEDEEIEDPYKVVNEQDIIHFSHENHILRLDESCVKDMRCEGCVLHINGEPCYRCVECDFILHKTCASLPRKKRHLLHNHKLTLLVDEVTFQCRACKINSNGFRYKCEEGCKDKFVYDVRCSSVSEPFRHDLHPHPLYWTLEGSKECHACDTETKNPLCCTVCDDYALCMRCTTLPRKVKHRCDDHLLSLSQGVGNASGDLWCDVCECKVIASECYYTCQECGVSLDIDCVLGDFYYLKVGLIGPGLEVLANNGVTRPLCSGCEVRCKFPFLARDTTTQEPVCYFCNINCLHYH; translated from the coding sequence ATGCCTAAGTCTAAGCACATGCTGCCGTTTCATGATCATCCATTGTATATATTCGACGACGACCAATCTTGGTTATGCTATATTTGCTCAACAAACGAAAAGCGTGGGCTGGTCTATATCTGCATGGAGTGCGAACTCGTGACGCACAAGGAGTGCGTCGAGCCTTTCCTCAACAACCCGTTTCAATGCAATCACTTTCTCAAGTTCTTCACAGGTTCACCATTCAAATCTGAAAATCAGCATTGCCATTTTTGTCGTAAGAATCTTTCGTCTTTGTATGCTCGTTGCACTATATGCAACACAAGCATGGATGTTGACTGTTTGAAAAATCCACCGCCGCTCACTATTTTTCAACCGAAGCACCACGAGCATAGTCTCACACTCTTGTCAAGACTAGTCACATTTACTTGTAACGCTTGTGGTCTGGAAGGCGACCGTAATCCTTACGTGTGTCTTGCGTGCAATATGATGCTACATAAAGATTGCATTGATCTACCGAGAGTCATTAGCATCAATCGTCATGATCATCGCATCTCTCATACTTTTCATCTTGGTCAAGGGGAAAGAGACTGGGAGTGTGGAGTTTGTAGGAAGACAATTGATTGGGTCTACGGAGCTTACAAATGCTCTCGTTGTCCTAACTACGCAGTTCATTCAAAATGCGCAACGAGAAGTGAAGTGTGGGATGGGATAGAGCTTGAGGATGTTCCGGACGAAGATGAAGAAATCGAAGATCCATACAAGGTGGTTAATGAACAAGATATCATTCACTTTAGTCATGAGAATCATATCTTAAGATTGGATGAGAGTTGTGTGAAGGATATGCGCTGCGAGGGTTGCGTTTTACACATCAACGGAGAACCATGCTACAGATGTGTGGAATGTGATTTCATCCTACACAAAACATGCGCTAGTCTTCCTCGGAAGAAACGACATTTATTACACAACCATAAGCTTACGCTGCTGGTTGACGAGGTTACTTTCCAGTGTAGAGCTTGCAAAATCAATTCCAATGGTTTCAGGTATAAGTGTGAAGAAGGCTGCAAGGATAAGTTCGTGTATGATGTTCGGTGTAGCTCCGTATCAGAACCGTTTCGCCATGATCTGCACCCACATCCCTTGTACTGGACCTTGGAAGGTTCCAAAGAGTGTCATGCTTGCGACACAGAAACAAAGAATCCTCTATGTTGTACGGTTTGTGATGATTACGCTTTATGCATGAGGTGCACTACTTTGCCAAGGAAGGTGAAACACAGGTGTGATGATCATCTTTTGTCGCTGAGCCAAGGTGTTGGAAACGCGAGCGGTGACTTGTGGTGTGATGTTTGCGAGTGCAAGGTGATAGCGAGTGAGTGTTACTATACTTGCCAAGAGTGTGGAGTCAGTCTCGATATTGATTGTGTGCTTGGAGACTTTTATTATCTCAAGGTAGGACTCATCGGCCCCGGTCTTGAAGTACTTGCCAACAATGGTGTTACTCGACCATTGTGCAGCGGTTGTGAAGTTCGATGCAAGTTCCCATTCCTCGCGAGGGATACTACTACCCAAGAACCTGTTTGTTACTTTTGTAATATAAACTGTTTACACTACCATTAA